The DNA segment attcCAATTCTCAATCCATTTCAACTTCTCCGTATTTTCtatctataataatttaattcactaCTTTCCTATTCTACTACCTTCACTACAATCGATAATGAAAAGTACAAAAGGAATTGGTATTTTAATTTCAGTATTTGtcgtttaaagtaaaaatgaatatttcaatcCATAATACATTAAATCTACTAAATGTTCAATTCAAAGGTGGCAATACAGtactagataaccaacaaaatgggaatttttcaaaagcgatttttttaaaaatagagatCACTACTTAAAGAATAAAAACAGTTCTCTCCCGGACATAAGCGTTGTTGAATTAAGGAAACAAAAGTTATATAAGGACCAGGCTTGAatgcggattgcgataaaaattcaaatttcagttcaaaaataaaacaaaatcataGTTCCgatatattaaatttctgaatacattttatgtaaaaaaagttaggaaattcCAAGAAAAACGACTacgaattttcagattaaaatttcacgCGATTTAAAAGtcgactttaaataaaatttgaaaaaaggcacagtttattttatttaaaaatatttttgaattcaataaaccCATTTTCGATCGAGATGTTGGTTATGTAGTTGCAGCGCTCAAActataaatctattaaaaatatttgaagtgtcAATTAGCAGACTGTGAATCTAATATACACATTGAAAAGCTTTATATCGTTCCGAAAAAAAGTACGCATTTCTTGTTCAATGATAATCTTCGGAATCTAATATCGATaatatttccaatcacattttaACTTCGCTGGTTAAAACGAAACCAAATAGCCTGCAAATGAGTGTATATTAACGAAGAACGAAAATTCTGTTGTAAATATGGAATATTGTTTATGTTAAGTTTTACCAATACGTCATGTTGTGCTAAGCTTGtaaaagctattaaaaataaAGGCTTTGACCAAATGTATTGAAAGTTGtctaatctttaaataaattcaataacgTGATAAGATTAATTTGACTAACTACAGACAAAGGAAAAATAAAGGAGTCTgatatttcgattttttgaaaatttattgatagTGATAAAGAATGAATTTACTTCTTCTTGGACACACCCACAGTTCTTCCACGTCTACCAGTAGTTTTGGTATGTTGTCCTCTGACACGGAGGCCCCAGTAGTGACGAAGACCCCTGTGGGCTCTTATTTTCTTCATGCGTTCCAAATCCTCACGAAGTTTCGAGTCCAAATTGGAACTGGTcagctaaaaataaaatcatttattcaGAAACTCATTTTAATTCAGTATAGAGTTAGACaccaaatttttttgcaataaacgcttccaaatttaaaagcaattaaatGTTACatctttttttcgaattaatcCCTTCAGACAACTGTGTTTTGAAGAGTTAAAAAAGATGCGGTTTATTTCGCACAAGCTACCAGTCAATTAGTACATATTAATACAACCAACCGTGTACTTGtgcttcaattaattttttttttaatcacagctATTTGAACATATCACAGTCTTTCTAgcttttaatctaaaattgttgaaaatagaagTTTTATTGTCATGCAAGAATATATTTGGTTCAATTCCTTTAAGAGtgtaaatttacattaaatttcatATAGAGAAGTAGAGAAATAGGGGAAAGTTTAaagatagaatttaaatttaaagatagaaaaaaccaccctacagtggataattattaatttaaaatactaatgtattttaaagaaattatttaatttgattaatagtTAAAATACTATGCGTATTcattaattataattagaaatattgtaGTTATATTTGTGCTTTTAATCAATGAATCTACTCTAGGCTCATTATTTACAAGAAATaagaatcaaagaaatataaatttataaatagacGAAACTTACCTGAGAGTACTTTCCGTCGACGATGTCCTTCTGTCTATTAAGGAACCAGTCTGGAATTTTGTACTGTCTAGGGTTGGCCAtgatcgtgacaattttttcaacctgaaataacagaaaaaatttaatataaatataattaaaaggcCGTGGCTAAGGGTactgaaatttctgtgaaaatggCCCGATTTTTTTTCAGCAGTATACACActtcttaaacaaaattgtttataacaacatATTATCACTTCTTATCGAAATTAATAATCTTACCTCTTCTTCTGAGCATTCTCCAGCGCGTTTGTCCAGATCAATGTCAGCTTTCTTGAGGACGATGTTTGCGTATCTTCGTCCTACTCCCTTGATTGCGGTCATGGCGAACATAACCTTTCGGTTTCCATCGATATTCGTGCCCATGACACGCAAAATGTGTTGGAACTTTTCTGGGATTACGAGCGactgtaaacaaacaaaattccTCAGAAAAAAATAGCAAAGGCTACTTAAAAAATGAGAACAGTTTCTAAACTGGGtgcaaatattgattttcttaacCCAGAATAGCAATGTgatcatattaaatttttaattcgaataccAATGGTGAAATATTCAAACCCCAAAGAacgattaaaaacttttaaataaagtgaCAAACATaactaaatattcattttcgaaCTAATTTTCTTGCAACCctaaacataacctcgaaatagaACTACGACAGAATACAAGTTTATGCGCAAATGATAAACAAATATACACAAATTTATTGAACTTCAccatttataaacacaatttcaaGCTTTTTTCCCCTTTTCAAGGAATAGAACATTATTTGAGAAGGTTGTGAACACTAATACGCAGACTTCACACGCGAGACGTAGACGATGAAATGTCAAAAACTTTGGTCACAAGGCCCATAAATTTATAATGATGAAAAGAGATCATTTCTTGCTTTATTAATCTCAAATAACGTTTGGCTCATTTTCGATAAGATGTCACTAAAATaaacggatttttaaaaaaaataattcgtgaAACGTACCATCTTGACACAGTGTCAGCGCGAAAGAAACCGGAAGTTCAGATCCTCTAAA comes from the Belonocnema kinseyi isolate 2016_QV_RU_SX_M_011 chromosome 6, B_treatae_v1, whole genome shotgun sequence genome and includes:
- the LOC117175046 gene encoding 40S ribosomal protein S18 isoform X2; the protein is MSLVIPEKFQHILRVMGTNIDGNRKVMFAMTAIKGVGRRYANIVLKKADIDLDKRAGECSEEEVEKIVTIMANPRQYKIPDWFLNRQKDIVDGKYSQLTSSNLDSKLREDLERMKKIRAHRGLRHYWGLRVRGQHTKTTGRRGRTVGVSKKK
- the LOC117175046 gene encoding 40S ribosomal protein S18 isoform X1, with the translated sequence MDIYCLFGSNFLILSLVIPEKFQHILRVMGTNIDGNRKVMFAMTAIKGVGRRYANIVLKKADIDLDKRAGECSEEEVEKIVTIMANPRQYKIPDWFLNRQKDIVDGKYSQLTSSNLDSKLREDLERMKKIRAHRGLRHYWGLRVRGQHTKTTGRRGRTVGVSKKK
- the LOC117175046 gene encoding 40S ribosomal protein S18 isoform X3 yields the protein MSLVIPEKFQHILRVMGTNIDGNRKVMFAMTAIKGVGRRYANIVLKKADIDLDKRAGECSEEEVEKIVTIMANPRQYKIPDWFLNRQKDIVDGKYSQLTSSNLDSKLREDLERMKKIRAHRGLRHYWGLRVRGQHTKTTGRRGRTVGVSKKK